A DNA window from Brassica napus cultivar Da-Ae chromosome C1, Da-Ae, whole genome shotgun sequence contains the following coding sequences:
- the LOC106396595 gene encoding protein CLT2, chloroplastic isoform X2 yields the protein MDTILMATTRLRCLHASTSSSAVPTVFRSPAIHQLSLSRAHLLSFRSAAMNMCVRRSRFPVTRKTTSPTRRGGFSVRASTEKSIAPSNRKLIVINSVVIIALAVANRVLYKLALVPMKQYPFFLAQLMTFGYVLIYFTILYSRRRLGIVTDEMLSVPKWRFAIIGFLEALGVATGMAAAAMLPGPVIPILNQSFLVWQLLFAVLILGRRFLPKQIFGCLLVATGVVVAVSSGSGADQTLSGIGLLWPAVMVASAAFQAGASITKEFVFNDSAKRLEGKSLDIFVVNSFGSGFQALFVFLLLPFLSNLKGIPFGSLLPYLRDGAGCFFNIGAKISGCEGAPILPLLYIATNLAFNISLLHLVKISSAIVSSLTVMLSVPISVYIMSKPLPYLPGGTSLSSNFMIGSIVLVLGLLLYNIPTTPTKQDTKTS from the exons ATGGATACGATTCTCATGGCCACTACACGCCTCAGATGCCTCCACGCGTCGACGTCTTCCTCCGCCGTCCCCACCGTATTCCGTTCGCCGGCGATACACCAGCTCTCTTTAAGTCGCGCACATTTGCTTTCCTTCCGATCGGCGGCTATGAACATGTGCGTGAGACGGTCCCGCTTCCCGGTTACTCGGAAAACCACTTCTCCGACGAGACGTGGCGGGTTCTCCGTCAGAGCTTCGACGGAGAAATCTATTGCTCCTTCCAATCGGAAACTAATCGTAATTAACTCGGTCGTAATCATAGCCTTAGCTGTAGCTAATCGCGTGCTCTACAAACTCGCATTGGTTCCGATGAAGCAGTACCCTTTCTTCTTAGCTCAGCTCATGACTTTCGG CTACGTCTTGATTTACTTTACGATTCTGTACTCGAGGCGCCGTCTAGGCATTGTGACCGACGAGATGTTGAGTGTACCCAAATGGAGATTTGCTATCATTGGTTTTCTTGAAGCTCTTGGAGTCGCCACTGGCATGGCTGCAGCAG CCATGCTTCCTGGACCAGTTATTCCGATTTTGAATCAG TCATTTCTGGTGTGGCAGCTGCTTTTTGCTGTTCTTATTTTGGGCAGGAGGTTTTTGCCTAAGCAGATTTTTGGTTGCTTGCTTGTGGCTACGGGAGTTGTGGTGGCTGTTTCAAG TGGATCTGGAGCAGATCAAACGCTATCCGGAATCGGATTGCTATGGCCTGCTGTAATGGTAGCATCTGCTGCTTTTCAAGCTGGTGCATCTATCACAAAG GAATTTGTTTTCAACGATTCTGCAAAGCGTCTTGAG GGAAAGTCACTGGATATATTTGTGGTAAACTCATTTGGATCTGGATTTCAG GCTCTCTTTGTGTTTCTGTTGCTGCCTTTTCTCTCAAACTTGAAAGGCATTCCATTTGGCAGCCTCCTTCCATATCTAAGAGATGGTGCCGGCTGCTTCTTCAACATTGGAGCTAAGATTTCTG GCTGCGAAGGTGCCCCTATACTCCCACTGCTGTATATAGCCACCAATCTTGCTTTCAACATCTCATTGCTCCATCTGGTGAAAATCTCTTCAGCAATCGTTTCCTCTCTCACTGTGATGCTCTCAG TGCCAATATCGGTGTACATAATGTCAAAACCATTGCCGTATCTACCTGGAGGAACAAGCTTAAGCTCAAATTTCATGATAGGGAGTATAGTTCTGGTTCTTGGTCTTCTTCTATACAACATTCCTACCACTCCAACTAAGCAAGATACTAAGACCTCCTAA
- the LOC106396514 gene encoding protein SICKLE-like codes for MEDSEKRKEMLKAMRMEAAAAAAQNDGSTELGTSMNTSHLSNPLAEASTHQQESYDKPRFDYYTDPMAAYSSFKRNKSPKQQYISSPRHQVSPPAPQFPPSVPGSVGNDYQAHPNHGGFQEAHYGGDNLHTEPRGMAPSYRGPPAPWNNNNFRPPPPVNHLGPPQWVPRPYPFPQGNHDMGNNRYGGRGPRGGNYNNNPPQFPHYGRQNSNWAGNTYPNSGRGRGRGGRGMNTSYGRGGGRRPMEQGAERFYSNSMAEDPWKYLQPVLWKSCSDASSSNSTGQAWRPNSIAPKKPMISEASHKPSTNQQSLAEYLAASLDEATCDESSN; via the exons ATGGAAGAttcagagaaaagaaaagaaatgctAAAAGCAATGCGGATGgaagctgctgctgctgctgcacaGAATGATGGTTCTACAGAGCTTGGAACCTCTATGAACACAAGTCACCTCTCAAATCCCTTGGCTGAGGCATCCACTCACCAGCAGGAATCGTATGATAAGCCAAGGTTTGATTATTACACCGACCCGATGGCAGCTTATTCTAGTTTCAAGAGAAACAAGAGTCCTAAGCAACAATACATCTCATCTCCTAGACATCAAGTGAGCCCTCCAGCACCGCAGTTTCCACCGTCTGTTCCAG GATCGGTGGGGAATGACTATCAGGCACATCCCAATCATGGTGGTTTTCAAGAAGCTCATTACGGTGGTGATAATCTGCATACCGAACCAAGAGGGATGGCACCCTCGTACAGAGGTCCACCCGCCCCTTGGAATAACAACAACTTTAGGCCTCCACCACCTGTTAACCATTTAGGTCCACCTCAATGGGTACCTCGCCCTTATCCATTCCCTCAGGGAAACCATGATATGGGGAATAACAGATATGGTGGTCGAGGTCCTCGAGGAGGCAACTATAACAATAACCCTCCACAATTTCCCCATTACGGACGGCAAAATTCTAACTGGGCTGGAAACACATATCCTAACTCAGGCAGAGGCAGAGGCAGAGGAGGACGCGGTATGAACACAAGCTATGGGCGAGGTGGAGGAAGAAGACCCATGGAACAAGGTGCAGAACGATTTTACTCCAACTCCATGGCTGAGGATCCATGGAAGTATCTTCAGCCAGTCTTGTGGAAGAGCTGCTCAGATGCTTCAAGCAGCAACTCAACAGGTCAAGCCTGGCGTCCCAATTCTATAGCACCGAAGAAACCTATGATATCAGAAGCTTCCCACAAACCTAGCACTAATCAGCAGAGCCTTGCTGAGTACCTTGCTGCTTCTCTAGATGAGGCCACGTGCGATGAATCAAGCAATTGA
- the LOC106396512 gene encoding serine/threonine-protein kinase CTR1-like, with product MPHRTTYFFPRQFPDRGFDPFSHKTDQDKKSSPSVESFGFERKKPNGGGGDPNKEKEEVVFPSSNSAVSDLLNGLSDDRISEKKQQQQHLAAFYEWLAEKKAKLSRSSTTTGHVRPTRLSMSSEGDEEREHLLPSSSSDSPDSIVAAAASSSSARTVNINERNIDRSFDREVSLPRMSSESSFAGSFFSGTTVDGNFSSFSSPTEARETSTTTRVSVAKEEEREAEVRDESKEQTLAQKSKEGYYLQVTLARRLSSQANLGGDSVQIQSTETISYRFWVSGCLSYNDKISDGFYSILGMDPYLWLMCNDSEEGKKLPSLLLLKETEPRDTSMEVVLIDRREDSRLKEMEDKAHELYCSSENMLVLVEQLGRLVAVYMGGNFQMEQGDLHKRWKLVSNRLKEFRKCIILPIGSLTMGLCRHRAILFKKLADYIGLPCRIARGCRYCKENHQSCCLVKIDDDKKLSREYVVDLIGKPGNVHDPDSTINGGTHSQIPSPLRMSHLTEVSRPFVRSTSPCHTKSKPSCALSESIQGHVHRDIELPDVASTMCCAHVEQVCFTKASSTVSTESIVRAALPLDIPKLSEDKIASQETCKEETSLLEDPIVNSGIKQINGDIPVEGEIAEAETRKDKKVRLPVDAISPFLNIEPSLASDWLEISWEELHIKERVGAGSFGTVHRAEWHGSDVAVKILSIQDFHDDQFREFLREVAIMKRVRHPNVVLFMGAVTDRTRLSIVTEYLPRGSLFRLIHRPASGELLDHRRRIRMALDVAKGLNYLHCLNPPVVHWDLKSPNLLVDKNWTVKVCDFGLSRFKANTFIPSKSVAGTPEWMAPEFLRGEPTNEKSDVYSFGVVLWELITLQQPWNGLSPAQVVGAVAFQNRRLIIPPNTSPVLVSLMEACWADEPAQRPAFGGIVDTLKKLLKSPVQLIQMGGDKGVRDALISSSI from the exons ATGCCTCACCGCACGACTTACTTCTTCCCCCGTCAGTTTCCGGATCGCGGGTTCGATCCGTTTTCTCACAAGACTGATCAAGACAAGAAGTCTTCACCGTCTGTGGAGAGCTTTGGTTTCGAAAGAAAGAAACCTAATGGAGGCGGCGGAGATCCGAACAAGGAGAAGGAGGAGGTTGTGTTCCCTTCTTCTAACTCTGCAGTTTCAGATCTCTTGAACGGTCTCTCTGATGATCGTATCTCGGAGaagaagcagcagcagcagcatctAGCGGCTTTCTACGAGTGGCTTGCTGAGAAGAAGGCCAAACTCTCTCGCTCCTCTACCACCACAGGACATGTGAGGCCCACGCGTCTCTCTATGTCCAGCGAAGGTGATGAGGAGAGAGAGCATCTGCTTCCTTCTTCGTCGTCTGATTCTCCCGATTCCATCGTTGCGGCGGCTGCGTCGTCTTCTTCTGCAAGGACGGTGAACATTAACGAACGGAACATTGACCGGAGCTTCGATAGGGAGGTTTCTCTTCCAAGAATGTCGAGTGAGAGCAGCTTCGCCGGGAGTTTCTTCTCCGGGACGACGGTGGACGGGAACTTCTCAAGCTTCTCAAGTCCCACAGAAGCGAGAGAGACCTCGACCACTACACGTGTCTCCGTGGCAAAGGAGGAGGAGCGAGAAGCTGAGGTTAGGGATGAGAGCAAAGAGCAAACCCTAGCGCAGAAGTCAAAGGAAGGCTATTACTTGCAAGTCACGCTTGCTAGGAGGCTAAGTTCTCAAGCTAATCTTGGTGGCGACTCTGTTCAGATACAGAGCACAGAGACTATCTCTTACCGTTTCTGG gtaaGTGGTTGTTTGTCATACAATGATAAGATATCAGATGGGTTTTACAGCATACTAGGAATGGATCCATATCTTTGGTTAATGTGTAACGATTCtgaagaaggaaaaaaactaCCATCTCTTCTGCTACTTAAGGAGACTGAGCCTAGGGATACATCAATGGAAGTTGTTTTAATAGACAGACGTGAAGACTCTCGTCTTAAAGAAATGGAAGACAAGGCACATGAGCTCTACTGTTCTTCTGAAAACATGTTAGTACTCGTGGAGCAGCTTGGCAGACTCGTTGCTGTTTACATGGG AGGGAACTTTCAGATGGAGCAAGGTGATCTACATAAGAGATGGAAACTGGTTAGCAATAGACTCAAGGAGTTTCGGAAATGTATTATTCTTCCTATTGGTAGTCTAACCATGGGGTTGTGTCGGCACCGTGCCATCTTATTTAAG AAACTGGCTGATTACATTGGTTTACCATGTCGGATAGCTAGAGGTTGCAGGTACTGTAAAGAGAACCACCAGTCTTGTTGCCTTGTCAAGATCGACGATGATAAGAAGCTATCAAG GGAATATGTTGTTGACCTTATCGGAAAACCAGGAAACGTCCATGATCCAGACTCTACTATCAACGGTGGAACACACTCTCAGATTCCTTCACCTCTTCGGATGAGTCACCTTACAGAAGTTTCAAGGCCTTTCGTGCGTAGCACGTCTCCTTGTCACACTAAGTCAAAGCCTTCGTGCGCTCTTTCCGAAAGCATTCAAGGCCATGTTCACAGAGACATTGAGTTGCCGGATGTTGCATCAACAATGTGTTGTGCTCATGTTGAACAAGTTTGCTTCACTAAAGCATCTTCAACGGTTTCAACCGAATCTATTGTTCGAGCTGCTCTACCACTTGATATACCAAAACTTAGCGAAGACAAGATTGCTTCACAAGAAACTTGCAAAGAGGAGACCTCTCTGTTAGAAGATCCAATTGTAAACAGTGGTATCAAGCAGATAAATGGAGACATACCAGTTGAAGGAGAGATAGCTGAAGCTGAGACTCGGAAAGATAAGAAAGTCAGGTTACCTGTTGATGCTATCTCACCTTTCTTGAACATTGAGCCTTCCTTGGCATCAGATTGGCTTGAGATCTCATGGGAAGAGTTGCATATCAAAGAGCGCGTGGGTGCTGGGTCATTTGGAACTGTTCATCGTGCTGAGTGGCATGGATCA GATGTGGCTGTCAAAATTTTATCAATCCAAGACTTCCATGATGACCAGTTCAGAGAGTTTCTCAGAGAG GTTGCAATAATGAAACGTGTGCGTCACCCAAATGTTGTTCTGTTCATGGGTGCTGTCACAGACCGAACCCGTTTGTCTATAGTAACAGAATATTTGCCAAG GGGCAGTCTTTTTCGGCTCATCCATAGGCCAGCATCTGGAGAGTTGCTAGATCATAGGAGGAGGATACGTATGGCGTTGGATGTG GCAAAGGGGCTCAACTACCTACACTGTCTTAATCCTCCTGTAGTGCATTGGGACTTGAAATCCCCAAATTTATTGGTTGATAAGAACTGGACAGTGAAGGTTTGTGATTTTGGACTGTCAAGATTCAAGGCAAACACCTTCATACCATCAAAGTCTGTTGCAGGAACA CCGGAGTGGATGGCTCCAGAGTTTCTTAGAGGAGAGCCAACAAATGAGAAATCAGATGTTTACAGTTTCGGAGTTGTCCTATGGGAGTTGATTACTTTGCAGCAGCCTTGGAATGGACTCAGTCCTGCTCAG GTGGTTGGAGCTGTAGCATTCCAAAACAGGAGGCTTATAATCCCTCCCAATACATCTCCTGTTTTGGTATCTCTAATGGAAGCTTGCTGGGCAGATGAACCGGCTCAGCGGCCAGCATTTGGTGGCATAGTGGATACACTGAAGAAGCTACTAAAGTCTCCAGTGCAGCTGATCCAAATGGGTGGAGACAAAGGG GTGCGAGATGCTTTGATTAGCTCCTCAATTTGA
- the LOC106396595 gene encoding protein CLT2, chloroplastic isoform X1: MDTILMATTRLRCLHASTSSSAVPTVFRSPAIHQLSLSRAHLLSFRSAAMNMCVRRSRFPVTRKTTSPTRRGGFSVRASTEKSIAPSNRKLIVINSVVIIALAVANRVLYKLALVPMKQYPFFLAQLMTFGYVLIYFTILYSRRRLGIVTDEMLSVPKWRFAIIGFLEALGVATGMAAAAMLPGPVIPILNQSFLVWQLLFAVLILGRRFLPKQIFGCLLVATGVVVAVSSGSGADQTLSGIGLLWPAVMVASAAFQAGASITKEFVFNDSAKRLEVSGTYSYSSILLKVSKCFSFDTLLKSKHNATMQGKSLDIFVVNSFGSGFQALFVFLLLPFLSNLKGIPFGSLLPYLRDGAGCFFNIGAKISGCEGAPILPLLYIATNLAFNISLLHLVKISSAIVSSLTVMLSVPISVYIMSKPLPYLPGGTSLSSNFMIGSIVLVLGLLLYNIPTTPTKQDTKTS, from the exons ATGGATACGATTCTCATGGCCACTACACGCCTCAGATGCCTCCACGCGTCGACGTCTTCCTCCGCCGTCCCCACCGTATTCCGTTCGCCGGCGATACACCAGCTCTCTTTAAGTCGCGCACATTTGCTTTCCTTCCGATCGGCGGCTATGAACATGTGCGTGAGACGGTCCCGCTTCCCGGTTACTCGGAAAACCACTTCTCCGACGAGACGTGGCGGGTTCTCCGTCAGAGCTTCGACGGAGAAATCTATTGCTCCTTCCAATCGGAAACTAATCGTAATTAACTCGGTCGTAATCATAGCCTTAGCTGTAGCTAATCGCGTGCTCTACAAACTCGCATTGGTTCCGATGAAGCAGTACCCTTTCTTCTTAGCTCAGCTCATGACTTTCGG CTACGTCTTGATTTACTTTACGATTCTGTACTCGAGGCGCCGTCTAGGCATTGTGACCGACGAGATGTTGAGTGTACCCAAATGGAGATTTGCTATCATTGGTTTTCTTGAAGCTCTTGGAGTCGCCACTGGCATGGCTGCAGCAG CCATGCTTCCTGGACCAGTTATTCCGATTTTGAATCAG TCATTTCTGGTGTGGCAGCTGCTTTTTGCTGTTCTTATTTTGGGCAGGAGGTTTTTGCCTAAGCAGATTTTTGGTTGCTTGCTTGTGGCTACGGGAGTTGTGGTGGCTGTTTCAAG TGGATCTGGAGCAGATCAAACGCTATCCGGAATCGGATTGCTATGGCCTGCTGTAATGGTAGCATCTGCTGCTTTTCAAGCTGGTGCATCTATCACAAAG GAATTTGTTTTCAACGATTCTGCAAAGCGTCTTGAGGTATCTGGCACATATTCGTATTCATCTATCCTTCTGAAAGTTTcgaaatgtttttcttttgacaCTTTACTGAAATCTAAGCATAACGCAACAATGCAGGGAAAGTCACTGGATATATTTGTGGTAAACTCATTTGGATCTGGATTTCAG GCTCTCTTTGTGTTTCTGTTGCTGCCTTTTCTCTCAAACTTGAAAGGCATTCCATTTGGCAGCCTCCTTCCATATCTAAGAGATGGTGCCGGCTGCTTCTTCAACATTGGAGCTAAGATTTCTG GCTGCGAAGGTGCCCCTATACTCCCACTGCTGTATATAGCCACCAATCTTGCTTTCAACATCTCATTGCTCCATCTGGTGAAAATCTCTTCAGCAATCGTTTCCTCTCTCACTGTGATGCTCTCAG TGCCAATATCGGTGTACATAATGTCAAAACCATTGCCGTATCTACCTGGAGGAACAAGCTTAAGCTCAAATTTCATGATAGGGAGTATAGTTCTGGTTCTTGGTCTTCTTCTATACAACATTCCTACCACTCCAACTAAGCAAGATACTAAGACCTCCTAA
- the LOC106390534 gene encoding GATA transcription factor 25 yields MFGHHTQPEINPNQIGSSSATVGEDHVSASAGHIPYDDMDDIPHPDSIYAASNLIPDGSHLVPHRSELLGSRPMEGANQLTISFRGQVYVFDAVGPEKVDSVLSLLGGSTELSSVQQGMELAPQNHMPAVVEYQNRYSHPQRAQSLDRFRKKRNARCFEKKVRYGVRQEVALRMARNKGQFTSAKMTEGAYNSGTDQDSAQDDSRPEILCTHCGISSSCTPMMRRGPSGPRTLCNACGLFWTNRGTLRDLSKRTEENQMAIIKPVEGGSVSDANNSNCEPATVEGHAALVSLANGDQSNLLGNH; encoded by the exons ATGTTTGGTCATCATACCCAACCCGAGATTAACCCTAATCAGATCGGCAGCAGCTCCGCCACCGTTGGCGAAGACCATGTCTCCGCCTCCGCTGGTCACATTCCTTACGACGATATGGACGATATCCCTCATCCCGATTCCATCTACGCCGCCTCCAATTTGATCCCCGATGGCTCTCACTTGGTTCCTCACCGATCCGAGTTACTAGGCTCACGGCCGATGGAGGGAGCTAATCAGCTAACGATCTCGTTCCGTGGTCAAGTTTACGTTTTTGATGCTGTTGGTCCTGAAAAG GTTGATTCTGTCTTGTCGCTATTGGGTGGTTCTACTGAGCTCTCTTCTGTGCAGCAGGGGATGGAGCTGGCTCCACAGAATCATATG CCTGCTGTTGTGGAATACCAGAACCGCTATAGCCATCCGCAACGGGCACAGTCATTGGATAGGTTTCGGAAGAAGAGGAATGCTAGGTGTTTCGAGAAGAAAGTACGATATGGTGTTCGCCAGGAAGTGGCGTTAAG AATGGCACGTAATAAAGGTCAGTTCACCTCTGCAAAGATGACCGAGGGAGCTTACAACTCGGGCACGGATCAAGATTCTGCACAAGATGATAGCCGTCCAGAAATACT GTGTACTCATTGCGGCATTAGTTCCAGTTGTACACCGATGATGCGACGCGGCCCTTCGGGCCCCAGAACTCTCTGCAATGCCTGTGGACTCTTTTGGACTAACAGG GGTACATTGAGAGATCTCTCAAAGAGGACAGAAGAGAATCAGATGGCAATAATAAAACCT GTCGAAGGTGGGAGTGTTTCTGATGCTAACAACTCGAACTGTGAACCTGCAACAGTCGAAGGACACGCTGCCTTGGTTTCTCTTGCTAATGGGGATCAATCTAATCTGTTAGGTAATCACTAA
- the LOC106396711 gene encoding geranylgeranyl transferase type-2 subunit alpha 1-like produces MHGRPRKAYKPEEEAASAAKAAKLRALQSQFMSNHHNKIYTKEAVDLSTKLLEINPEAYTAWNYRKLAVEDKLSRIESDPDLIKTILDEELRVVESALSQNFKSYGAWHHRKWVLSKGHSSVGNELQLLNKFQKLDTRNFHAWNYRRFVVELTKRSEQDELKYTDDMIGSDFSNYSAWHNRSVLLSSLLARKADGFLPNKKIPDEYKLVQNAIFTDEDDQSGWFYHLWLLDQTVNVETPLLTSSWPSHGSRISLYAGCSNGSFSKLTTFGSESGYFPLVLNFDQAVGGVSSSTVTIDTELKGNEDLVWEPVSKKNSHVSCVWVARLKYISSEPCFGKEYKVKVKIGNSPGIVSSRGCNFSASYEFVFTAHVHDTVEESSQEGIVSWTDGFDIWDAESKDLNALTTLDRSNAQMDSKWRQEAIAEEIDLFRELPDSKIGKLTLARLLMAKAMISDDAVKGVHYNEILELYKDLMALDSSHYQYYKDVHSVALLRKVTSSTEDLSGHLFRCRNMNNSVCLRLNNLSLSRIASVEKLLFVQMLDLSHNELHSTEGLGGMQLLSCLNLSHNRIRSFSALDSLRHLKQLRVLDVSHNHIGEHSVDTTRYLCSSPLFNSEWTQDEVGRQMPTLVTKYWDAYFVLRDLNLKQLDITGNVIAGDVFSSFVLRVVPKLVWLDGKKLEI; encoded by the exons ATGCACGGCCGTCCAAGGAAGGCTTACAAGCCAGAAGAGGAAGCAGCCTCCGCTGCTAAAGCCGCTAAGCTCAGGGCTCTCCAGTCTCAGTTCATGTCCAATCACCATAACAAAAT TTATACCAAGGAAGCTGTTGACTTGAGCACGAAGCTCTTAGAGATCAACCCTGAGGCGTACACCGCTTGGAACTACCGGAAGCTAGCCGTGGAGGATAAGCTTTCAAGAATCGAATCTGATCCGGACTTGATCAAGACAATTCTTGATGAAGAACTTAGAGTG GTGGAAAGTGCTTTGAGTCAGAACTTCAAGTCATATGGTGCTTGGCACCATCGGAAGTGGGTTTTGAGTAAAGGGCATTCTTCCGTAGGGAATGAATTGCAGCTTTTGAATAAATTCCAGAAGCTGGATACAAGGAACTTTCATGCTTGGAACTATCGCAG GTTTgttgtggagctaaccaaaaGGTCAGAACAGGATGAGTTGAAGTATACAGACGATATGATTGGTTCCGATTTCAGCAACTATTCTGCTTGGCATAATCGTAG TGTACTTCTTTCAAGTTTGCTTGCAAGAAAGGCTGACGGTTTCTTACCAAATAAAAAGATTCCTGATGAATATAAACTTGTACAAAATGCTATTTTCACGGACGAAGATGACCAAAGTGGGTGGTTTTATCATCTTTGGCTTCTTGATCAAACTGTTAATGTGGAGACTCCTCTTCTCACTTCCTCATGGCCTTCGCATGGTTCCCGTATCAGTCTCTATGCTGGGTGCTCAAATGGCTCTTTTTCTAAGCTCACTACTTTTGGTTCTGAGTCGGGTTATTTTCCACTCGTTCTTAACTTTGATCAAGCTGTTGGTGGAGTCAGTTCGTCTACTGTTACGATTGATACTGAATTGAAAGGAAATGAGGACCTTGTTTGGGAACCTGTTTCAAAGAAAAACTCTCATGTGTCCTGTGTATGGGTTGCTCgtcttaaatatataagttcAGAACCATGCTTTGGCAAGGAATACAAAGTGAAGGTCAAAATTGGGAACTCTCCAGGAATTGTTTCTTCCAGAGGATGTAACTTTAGCGCTTCTTATGAGTTCGTCTTTACAGCGCATGTTCATGACACAGTCGAAGAGTCGTCGCAAGAAGGCATTGTTTCATGGACGGATGGTTTTGATATCTGGGATGCAGAGTCAAAGGATTTGAACGCTCTTACTACGTTGGATCGATCAAACGCTCAGATGGATTCTAAATGGCGTCAGGAAGCTATAGCGGAAGAGATTGACTTATTTCGTGAATTGCCTGACAG caaAATTGGAAAGCTCACTCTGGCAAGGCTTTTGATGGCTAAAGCTATGATATCGGATGATGCTGTTAAGGGTGTTCACTATAACGAAATCCTCGAGCTGTATAAAGATCTAATGGCACTGGATTCTTCGCATTATCAGTACTACAAGGATGTGCACAGCGTAGCTTTACTCCGCAAG GTGACTTCAAGCACTGAAGACTTGTCAGGACACCTCTTTCGTTGCAGGAATATGAACAACTCTGTATGTCTACGGCTGAATAACTTATCGCTATCTCGGATAGCCTCTGTCGAGAAGTTGCTGTTTGTCCAAATGTTAGACCTCAGTCACAATGAGCTTCATTCAACTGAAG GATTGGGGGGAATGCAACTTCTCTCTTGCCTAAATCTGAGTCACAACAGAATCCGGAGTTTTTCAGCTCTGGACTCCCTAAGACATTTGAAACAGCTGAGAGTGTTGGATGTTTCACACAACCACATCGGTGAGCACTCAGTTGACACAACACGGTACCTTTGCTCTTCACCGCTTTTTAATTCGGAGTGGACTCAGGATGAAGTTGGTCGACAGATGCCTACTTTGGTCACCAAATACTGGGATGCGTATTTCGTGTTAAGAGATTTGAATCTCAAACAGTTAGATATAACAGGCAACGTAATCGCAGGGGACGTGTTCAGCTCTTTTGTTCTCCGAGTTGTGCCAAAGCTTGTATGGCTTGACGGCAAGAAACTTGAGATTTAG